A genome region from Streptomyces sp. NBC_01296 includes the following:
- a CDS encoding HutD/Ves family protein, whose product MTGGDEVRILRAGDRAAVAWKNGGGVTREIAAWPEDAGMADFGWRVSLAEVAADGPFSAFPGVDRTLTLAEGAGMDLAVAGARRLVDERYAPQDFPGDAPTACRLLDGPVVNFNVMYRRDRVHAQTAVVRGALALTAAPGETLLVVALQGPAELEREGAAGPAVAAGPVALGPYDAVRITGAGTWRLRTPGRAAVVSLAGRPGR is encoded by the coding sequence ATGACCGGCGGCGACGAGGTCCGGATCCTGCGCGCGGGCGACCGCGCAGCCGTCGCGTGGAAGAACGGCGGCGGCGTGACCCGGGAGATCGCGGCCTGGCCCGAGGACGCCGGCATGGCCGATTTCGGGTGGCGGGTCAGCCTCGCCGAGGTGGCCGCGGACGGGCCCTTCTCGGCCTTCCCCGGCGTCGACCGCACCCTGACCCTGGCCGAGGGGGCGGGCATGGACCTCGCGGTGGCCGGCGCCCGCCGCCTCGTCGACGAGCGCTACGCGCCGCAGGACTTCCCCGGCGACGCCCCCACCGCGTGCCGGCTCCTCGACGGGCCCGTCGTGAACTTCAACGTGATGTACCGCCGCGACCGCGTGCACGCGCAGACCGCCGTCGTACGGGGCGCCCTCGCGCTCACCGCCGCGCCGGGGGAGACCCTGCTGGTGGTCGCGCTCCAGGGCCCGGCGGAACTCGAACGCGAAGGCGCAGCCGGCCCCGCAGTCGCTGCCGGCCCCGTCGCCCTCGGCCCTTACGACGCGGTCCGGATCACCGGCGCCGGCACCTGGCGCCTGCGTACCCCGGGGCGCGCGGCGGTGGTCAGCCTGGCAGGGCGCCCCGGGCGATGA